From a region of the Chitinophaga caseinilytica genome:
- a CDS encoding response regulator transcription factor, with amino-acid sequence MKLLVIEDEAELAASITGYLTDYTCETAATFTQALEKIDMYTYDCILLDLTLPGGDGLRLLDMLKKEKRNDGIIIISARNAMEDKITGLTNGADDYIAKPFHLPELAARVYSVIRRKQFSSANVVEQHEVKIDLLSKKVFVEGNEVPLTKKELDLLLYFIGNKNKVISKGALAEHLSGDMADMLDSHAFVYAHIKNLKRKLTEAGYGNYLKNVYGTGYKWEV; translated from the coding sequence ATGAAACTCCTGGTGATCGAAGATGAAGCGGAACTGGCGGCCAGCATTACCGGCTACCTCACGGATTATACCTGTGAAACCGCCGCTACTTTCACCCAGGCTTTGGAGAAAATCGACATGTATACCTACGATTGCATCCTGCTCGACCTTACGCTGCCCGGCGGCGACGGCCTCCGTTTACTGGATATGCTGAAAAAGGAAAAACGGAACGACGGGATCATCATCATTTCCGCGCGGAACGCCATGGAAGACAAGATTACCGGGCTTACGAACGGTGCCGACGATTACATCGCCAAGCCTTTCCATTTGCCGGAGCTCGCCGCCCGCGTTTATTCCGTCATCCGCCGGAAGCAGTTTTCCAGCGCCAATGTGGTGGAACAGCACGAAGTGAAGATCGATCTGTTGTCGAAAAAAGTGTTCGTGGAAGGGAATGAAGTGCCCCTCACCAAAAAGGAGCTCGATCTGCTGCTGTATTTCATCGGCAACAAGAACAAGGTGATCTCGAAAGGCGCCCTGGCAGAGCATCTTTCCGGCGACATGGCCGATATGCTCGACAGTCACGCTTTCGTGTACGCGCATATCAAAAACCTCAAGCGCAAGCTCACCGAAGCCGGCTATGGGAATTATCTTAAAAACGTGTACGGAACGGGATATAAATGGGAAGTATGA
- a CDS encoding HAMP domain-containing sensor histidine kinase, which yields MKKLLDRNLKAFLLYALVVFLASVPAYFLIVDFIWRTELHEHNEIVAMRAKENFQRLSGDTAALNASIDAWNRIQPEAGIVPVNAMDEDSVYTVYRYTSLSGHEELDRFHGLISYFTAGGQAYKMTVETNIEESYETISAITAVTALFFLLLLAGFLLLNKKLSKQLWAPFHETVGKLEAYDLKSQSQIPLPQTDIIEFESLHAGIRKLISGNIAAYREQKEFTENASHELQTPLAIVQSKLDLFLQTEGLTEEQSGIIEAANHSLSRVSRINRNLVLLAKIENGQFASEETVEITGIVKELTGEMEDFLTEKNIRLELDAPGTCTVTGNAALVEILLTNLLMNAIRHTPDGGEMRAVISSGSVSIANSGASPLPEDKLFKRFSSAAAHTTGTGLGLAIVRQICQLYGWQVGYGFRDGMHHFTVAFTGGKEE from the coding sequence ATGAAAAAACTGCTGGACAGGAACCTGAAGGCTTTTCTCCTCTACGCCCTGGTGGTGTTCCTGGCGAGCGTGCCGGCTTATTTCCTTATCGTGGATTTCATCTGGCGCACCGAGCTGCACGAGCACAACGAGATCGTGGCGATGCGGGCCAAGGAGAATTTCCAACGGCTCTCGGGCGATACGGCCGCGCTCAACGCCAGCATCGACGCCTGGAACCGCATCCAGCCGGAAGCCGGCATCGTGCCGGTGAACGCCATGGACGAAGACAGCGTGTACACCGTGTACCGCTACACCAGCCTCTCCGGCCACGAGGAGCTCGACCGCTTCCATGGGCTTATCAGTTATTTCACGGCCGGTGGACAGGCGTACAAAATGACCGTCGAAACCAACATCGAGGAATCTTACGAAACGATCTCGGCGATCACGGCGGTGACGGCCTTGTTCTTCCTCTTGTTGCTGGCCGGTTTCCTGTTGCTCAATAAGAAGCTGTCGAAACAGTTGTGGGCGCCGTTTCATGAAACTGTGGGCAAACTGGAGGCATACGATCTGAAGAGCCAGTCGCAAATCCCCCTGCCGCAGACCGATATCATCGAGTTCGAATCTTTGCACGCGGGCATCCGCAAGCTGATCAGCGGCAACATCGCGGCGTACCGCGAGCAGAAGGAATTCACGGAAAACGCGTCGCACGAATTGCAGACGCCCCTGGCCATCGTTCAATCGAAACTCGACCTGTTTTTGCAGACGGAGGGGTTGACGGAAGAGCAGTCCGGCATCATCGAAGCAGCCAACCATTCGTTGTCGCGCGTGTCGCGCATCAACCGCAACCTCGTACTGCTGGCTAAAATCGAAAACGGGCAGTTCGCTTCGGAGGAAACGGTGGAGATCACGGGCATCGTGAAGGAATTGACGGGGGAAATGGAAGATTTTTTAACGGAAAAAAACATCCGCCTGGAGCTGGATGCGCCCGGCACCTGCACGGTTACCGGCAATGCGGCGCTCGTTGAGATACTGCTCACGAACCTGCTCATGAACGCCATCCGGCATACGCCCGACGGCGGTGAAATGCGGGCCGTCATCAGCAGCGGATCGGTCAGCATCGCCAATTCCGGCGCTTCGCCCCTTCCGGAAGACAAACTGTTCAAACGGTTCTCTTCCGCTGCGGCCCACACAACCGGCACGGGCCTCGGTCTGGCCATCGTGCGGCAAATCTGCCAGTTGTACGGATGGCAGGTCGGCTACGGGTTCCGGGACGGCATGCATCATTTTACCGTCGCGTTCACCGGCGGAAAGGAAGAATAA
- a CDS encoding phosphatase PAP2 family protein has product MFNIVFRWQVAAMLLLSGTCFAQEIKQPLPYDSLYRMRPINFRRELFIPGSLILAGIAANGNGPEGFKKELVEERNEHMSAFHTHIDNYLQYAPIAIAYGLDAAGIPSRTDIRNRTAILIKGEAMMFATVSLLKNTTHQLRPDGTTYNSFPSGHTAQAFAAATFLSEEYKHRFPWMPYAAYGVASAVGGLRIANNRHYVSDVLVGAGLGILSMKVAYWTHRYKWNKKNKTVADPF; this is encoded by the coding sequence ATGTTCAACATCGTTTTCAGATGGCAGGTGGCTGCGATGCTCCTGCTGTCGGGCACCTGCTTTGCCCAGGAAATCAAACAGCCGCTCCCATACGACAGCCTGTACCGCATGCGGCCCATCAACTTCCGCCGGGAACTTTTCATACCCGGATCCCTTATCCTGGCTGGCATTGCGGCCAACGGGAACGGGCCGGAAGGTTTTAAGAAAGAACTGGTGGAAGAGCGGAACGAACATATGTCTGCCTTCCATACCCATATCGACAATTACCTGCAATACGCGCCCATCGCCATCGCGTACGGGCTGGATGCGGCGGGCATCCCTTCGCGGACGGACATCCGGAACCGAACCGCCATCCTCATCAAAGGCGAAGCGATGATGTTCGCCACCGTGAGCCTGCTGAAAAATACCACGCATCAGCTCCGGCCAGACGGCACTACCTATAATTCTTTCCCTTCCGGGCATACGGCGCAGGCCTTCGCCGCGGCCACCTTCCTCTCTGAAGAATACAAGCACCGCTTCCCCTGGATGCCTTATGCCGCTTACGGCGTGGCTTCGGCAGTGGGCGGGCTCCGCATCGCCAATAACCGCCACTACGTCAGCGATGTGCTGGTGGGCGCCGGCCTCGGGATCCTGTCCATGAAAGTGGCGTACTGGACGCACCGGTACAAATGGAATAAAAAGAATAAAACCGTAGCTGATCCGTTCTAA
- a CDS encoding TonB-dependent receptor domain-containing protein — protein sequence MQHILFFVLLIISLPTFAQSVTISGQARDASRKTPLAFVTVTLHRAADSSLVAGTVSGDDGRFSIPAPQTGNYLLKLTVLGYATAWEQILTGRLSNFLDLGHIDLAETAGQLKEVTVTGKQADGLNAKMDKQTYSMSANVARAGGSVLEAMANLPGVTVTQEGKVQLRGNDKVMVLIDGQQTALTGYGGQASLGNISASAIEKIEIINNPSARYDANGNAGIVNIIFKKEKKEGWNGKLGMNAGLGALWEKEPNFPGIRPQYRATPKINPSVSLNYRKNRVNLFFQGDNLYTHTLNKNEFTDRFYANGDTIRQQLKRNRRTNVTTGKAGADWFVDDRNTLTVSGLYSREKILDDGDQPFFDNQLKKRHRLWQFLEDEIKITATASLQWQRLFPQAGRKLQVTANYTFHREDEQYFFTNINPTFTGVDSFKLLSDEHVADISIDYVHPLKFGRAEGGFKFRRRYIPTNMRFIPGLNSPLDTTAGGWADYSETIPAIYGNYILEREKWELEAGLRVEAVQIEYDVNPSHRTYKSDGYSYTQPFPTVRIAYKPAADARFSFFYNRRVDRPNEVDIRIFPKYDDAEIIKVGNPGLRPQFTDNFELGYTKNWAATSLYAAAFHKSINATITRIASTVPGSTLIYNIFQNAGRSFNTGLEANVSRQFGKAQMSLYATGYKNVIRPFSVVNQYPEPHTFSAEREELISGNVKLNGNFRLPGKTDVQVTAVWMAPDIIPQGRIYGRFYVDAGMKKTFNGGRSELTLNATDLAGTLRIKRKVDGDGFHYTSTDYYETQVIRAGYAWKF from the coding sequence ATGCAGCATATCCTGTTTTTCGTCCTGTTGATCATTTCCCTTCCAACTTTCGCCCAATCCGTAACGATCTCCGGGCAAGCGCGCGACGCATCCCGGAAAACGCCGCTGGCTTTCGTTACCGTTACGCTGCACCGGGCGGCAGACAGCAGCCTGGTAGCGGGAACGGTAAGCGGGGACGACGGGCGGTTTTCCATTCCGGCACCCCAAACCGGCAATTACCTCCTGAAGCTCACGGTGCTGGGATATGCCACCGCCTGGGAACAAATCCTCACCGGCCGCCTCAGCAACTTCCTCGACCTGGGGCATATCGACCTCGCCGAAACCGCCGGGCAGCTGAAAGAAGTGACCGTGACCGGTAAACAGGCCGACGGATTGAACGCCAAAATGGACAAGCAAACCTATTCCATGTCGGCCAACGTGGCCAGGGCCGGCGGTTCCGTGCTGGAAGCCATGGCCAACCTGCCCGGGGTAACCGTGACGCAGGAAGGGAAAGTGCAGCTCCGTGGGAATGATAAAGTGATGGTGCTGATCGACGGGCAACAAACGGCTTTGACGGGTTACGGCGGACAGGCGAGCCTGGGCAACATCAGCGCCTCCGCCATCGAAAAGATCGAGATCATCAACAACCCGTCCGCCCGGTACGATGCCAACGGGAATGCGGGGATCGTCAATATTATCTTCAAAAAGGAAAAGAAGGAAGGCTGGAACGGGAAACTGGGGATGAATGCAGGTTTGGGCGCGTTGTGGGAAAAAGAGCCCAACTTCCCGGGGATCCGGCCGCAATACCGCGCCACGCCGAAGATCAACCCTTCCGTGTCGCTGAACTACCGCAAAAACCGGGTGAACCTCTTCTTCCAGGGAGATAACCTTTACACCCACACGCTCAATAAAAACGAATTTACGGACAGGTTTTATGCGAACGGGGATACCATCCGCCAGCAGCTGAAACGCAACCGCAGAACGAACGTCACCACCGGGAAAGCGGGCGCAGACTGGTTTGTGGACGACCGCAATACACTCACGGTGTCTGGGTTGTACAGCCGCGAAAAGATCCTCGACGACGGCGATCAGCCTTTCTTCGACAACCAGCTGAAAAAACGGCACCGCCTCTGGCAGTTCCTGGAAGACGAGATCAAGATCACCGCTACCGCATCCCTCCAATGGCAGCGGCTGTTCCCCCAGGCGGGGCGCAAGCTGCAGGTGACCGCCAACTATACCTTCCACCGCGAAGACGAGCAATACTTCTTTACCAATATCAATCCCACCTTCACCGGCGTAGATTCGTTCAAGTTATTATCTGACGAACATGTGGCCGATATCAGCATCGACTACGTCCACCCGCTGAAGTTCGGGCGCGCCGAGGGCGGCTTCAAGTTCCGGCGGAGATACATCCCCACCAACATGCGCTTCATCCCCGGCCTCAACTCCCCGCTGGACACTACCGCCGGCGGATGGGCGGATTATTCCGAGACCATCCCCGCCATTTACGGCAACTACATCCTGGAGCGCGAAAAATGGGAACTGGAAGCCGGCCTGCGGGTGGAAGCCGTGCAGATCGAGTACGACGTAAACCCCAGCCACCGTACCTACAAAAGCGATGGCTACAGCTACACACAACCGTTCCCCACGGTGCGGATCGCTTATAAACCGGCTGCGGATGCGCGGTTTTCGTTCTTCTACAACCGCCGGGTAGACCGGCCCAACGAAGTCGACATCCGGATTTTCCCGAAATACGACGATGCCGAGATCATCAAGGTCGGCAATCCCGGTTTGCGGCCGCAGTTCACCGATAATTTCGAACTGGGCTATACGAAGAACTGGGCCGCCACATCGCTCTATGCCGCCGCTTTCCACAAATCCATCAACGCTACCATCACGCGCATCGCCAGTACCGTGCCGGGCAGTACGCTGATCTACAATATTTTCCAGAACGCCGGCCGCAGCTTCAATACGGGGCTGGAAGCCAATGTTTCCCGCCAGTTCGGCAAGGCGCAAATGAGCTTGTATGCTACGGGGTACAAGAACGTTATCCGGCCGTTTTCGGTCGTGAACCAATATCCCGAACCACATACCTTCTCGGCGGAAAGGGAGGAACTGATTTCCGGGAACGTGAAGCTGAACGGGAATTTCCGGCTGCCGGGCAAAACAGATGTACAGGTAACGGCCGTTTGGATGGCGCCCGACATCATCCCGCAGGGCCGGATATACGGCCGGTTTTATGTAGACGCCGGTATGAAGAAGACGTTCAATGGCGGGAGAAGCGAGCTTACGCTCAACGCCACCGACCTGGCCGGAACGCTCCGCATCAAACGGAAAGTGGATGGGGACGGCTTCCATTATACCAGTACCGATTATTACGAAACGCAGGTGATCCGCGCCGGGTACGCCTGGAAATTCTAA
- a CDS encoding LTA synthase family protein — MYLSRHKNYRLMTGFAVMFLGLSTLLRLILLIISLKSADLTFLAFLRIFGFGLMFDIGVAAFFLLPYAAYLLLLPARWSNSWFNRIVTPVFFFIGTLILMFSFFAELTFWLEFESRFNFIAVDYLVYTYEVVQNINESYPLPILIGCMLAVTGIITWAFAYAGIFRSAYRGETPFLQRAGVFAGLLAVAGIYGFFIGNGLPERGHNRYQDELAKAGIYSFFSAFKNNELNYDHFYKLIEEKDAFSTVRACLQEPNSQYLHDGPSIWRHIRHDGTELHPNVILVTIESLSADFLGRFGNKQGLTPVLDSLAGENLVFDQMYATGTRTVRGMEALSLAVPPTPGSSIVRRPGNGDLSTVGAIFRTKGYATSFIYGGDGFFDNMNAFFGSNGYNIVDKGRNLLLGDRFAASRTQIPDSLIHFRNAWGICDEDLYAAVIREAGKQFRSGKPFFDFVMTTSNHRPFTYPDGKVGYPSGSGREGAVQYTDYAIGQFLKAAQKEPWFANTVIIFVADHCASSAGKNEIDVAKYHIPAIICHLPDARPDSIPQRCSQIDLFPTLFGLLHWNYDSNLYGLDVRQPGYRPRAFLGTYQKLAYLQSDGMVILSPQQRVKTMQYSLASDSQVPVKADDRTVREAIAYYQTAYYLFKHGGLQAKK; from the coding sequence ATGTACTTATCTCGCCATAAAAACTATCGACTGATGACCGGGTTCGCGGTCATGTTCCTGGGCCTTTCCACGCTGCTGCGGCTCATTTTGCTGATTATTTCCCTGAAGAGCGCCGACCTGACGTTCCTCGCGTTCCTGCGCATTTTCGGGTTCGGGTTGATGTTCGACATCGGGGTGGCCGCCTTCTTCCTGCTGCCATACGCCGCGTACCTGCTGCTGCTGCCGGCCCGCTGGAGCAACAGTTGGTTCAACCGCATCGTGACGCCGGTGTTTTTCTTCATCGGCACGCTGATCTTAATGTTCTCCTTCTTCGCCGAGCTCACGTTCTGGCTGGAGTTCGAAAGCCGGTTCAATTTTATTGCGGTGGATTACCTGGTGTACACCTACGAAGTTGTCCAGAACATCAATGAATCCTATCCCCTGCCGATCCTTATCGGTTGCATGCTGGCCGTGACGGGCATCATCACCTGGGCTTTCGCCTACGCGGGGATTTTCCGGTCGGCTTACCGGGGCGAAACGCCCTTCCTGCAGCGGGCGGGCGTTTTCGCCGGACTGTTAGCGGTGGCCGGGATATACGGATTTTTCATCGGGAACGGCCTCCCCGAGCGCGGGCACAACCGCTATCAGGACGAGCTGGCGAAAGCAGGGATTTACTCCTTCTTTTCCGCGTTCAAAAACAACGAGCTGAATTACGACCATTTCTACAAACTCATCGAAGAAAAGGATGCCTTCTCCACCGTGCGCGCCTGCCTGCAGGAGCCGAACAGCCAATATCTGCATGATGGCCCCTCGATCTGGCGGCACATCCGGCACGATGGCACCGAATTGCATCCCAACGTGATCCTGGTCACGATCGAAAGCCTGAGCGCCGACTTCCTCGGGCGCTTCGGCAACAAACAGGGCCTTACGCCCGTGCTGGATTCCCTCGCCGGAGAAAACCTCGTGTTCGACCAGATGTACGCCACGGGCACGCGGACCGTTCGCGGGATGGAAGCACTGTCTCTCGCCGTTCCCCCCACACCCGGCAGCAGCATCGTCCGCCGGCCGGGAAACGGGGATCTTTCGACCGTGGGGGCTATCTTCCGCACAAAAGGCTACGCCACCAGTTTCATCTACGGGGGCGACGGCTTCTTCGATAACATGAACGCTTTCTTCGGCAGCAACGGCTACAACATCGTGGACAAGGGCCGGAACCTGCTCCTGGGCGACCGGTTCGCCGCCAGCAGGACCCAAATCCCCGACAGCCTCATCCATTTCCGCAATGCCTGGGGCATCTGCGACGAAGACCTCTACGCCGCCGTTATCCGCGAAGCCGGAAAGCAATTCCGCAGCGGCAAACCATTCTTCGACTTCGTAATGACCACTTCCAACCACCGCCCGTTCACCTATCCCGACGGGAAAGTCGGCTACCCCTCCGGCTCCGGCCGCGAAGGCGCCGTGCAATATACCGACTACGCCATCGGGCAGTTCCTGAAAGCCGCGCAAAAAGAGCCCTGGTTTGCCAATACCGTTATCATCTTCGTGGCAGACCATTGCGCCAGCAGCGCCGGGAAGAACGAAATCGACGTCGCCAAATACCACATCCCCGCCATTATCTGCCACCTGCCGGATGCGCGGCCCGATTCCATTCCGCAACGTTGCTCCCAGATCGACCTGTTCCCCACGCTGTTCGGCCTCCTGCACTGGAATTACGACAGCAACCTTTATGGCCTAGACGTAAGGCAGCCCGGTTACCGCCCGCGGGCATTCCTTGGCACCTACCAGAAGCTGGCGTATTTGCAAAGCGACGGCATGGTGATCCTTTCCCCGCAACAACGCGTGAAAACGATGCAATACTCCCTCGCCAGCGACAGCCAGGTCCCCGTAAAAGCCGACGACCGTACCGTCAGGGAAGCGATCGCGTATTACCAGACGGCATACTATTTGTTCAAACATGGCGGGCTGCAGGCGAAAAAGTGA
- a CDS encoding VOC family protein, which yields MKTKKIWANFSVKDVERTSRFYHQLGFTENKSAHPGLASFFFGDNRFVIHFFQQGSQIDAYLPPGATSPEVIFTLAASSREEADQWKEKVQAAGGTIYGNDGQDTSGYYGFMFADPDGHRFNVLVMEEGM from the coding sequence ATGAAAACAAAGAAAATCTGGGCGAATTTCAGCGTAAAAGACGTGGAGCGCACTTCCAGGTTCTACCATCAACTCGGGTTTACGGAAAACAAATCCGCGCATCCCGGGCTTGCCAGTTTCTTTTTTGGTGACAATCGGTTCGTGATCCATTTCTTCCAGCAAGGCTCACAGATCGACGCGTATCTGCCGCCCGGCGCGACTTCCCCTGAGGTCATTTTTACCCTTGCGGCTTCGTCGAGGGAGGAAGCGGACCAATGGAAAGAAAAGGTGCAGGCTGCGGGCGGAACGATTTACGGCAATGACGGACAGGATACTTCCGGCTATTACGGGTTTATGTTTGCCGATCCTGACGGGCACCGGTTCAATGTGCTGGTGATGGAAGAAGGGATGTAA
- a CDS encoding EamA family transporter — protein MWKYYALLSALFAGMTAVLAKIGIKGVPSNVATAVRTLVILFVAFGIIIATGEIRDIRSIGRRSLLFLVLSGIATGLSWIMYFKALELGPVSKVAPIDKLSVAVAIGLSVIFLNETVDWKTLAGAGLIIAGTIVLIR, from the coding sequence ATGTGGAAATATTACGCTTTGCTTTCGGCGCTTTTCGCCGGCATGACGGCCGTGCTGGCCAAAATCGGCATCAAAGGCGTTCCATCTAATGTGGCTACGGCCGTGCGGACGCTGGTGATCCTGTTCGTCGCGTTCGGCATCATCATCGCTACCGGCGAGATCAGGGACATCAGATCCATCGGGCGCAGAAGCCTCCTGTTCCTGGTGCTGAGCGGCATTGCCACGGGGCTGTCGTGGATCATGTATTTCAAGGCGCTGGAACTGGGGCCCGTTTCCAAAGTGGCGCCGATAGACAAGCTCAGCGTTGCCGTGGCCATCGGACTGTCGGTCATCTTCCTGAACGAAACGGTGGATTGGAAAACCCTTGCCGGCGCGGGGCTCATCATCGCCGGAACGATCGTCCTCATCCGTTGA
- a CDS encoding class I SAM-dependent methyltransferase, with product MNSPEKILECYNLVAGDYAVERWDELSGKHVDRLLLKEFARANKEEGLCADFGCGPGQTTRFLHDNGLENIVGIDLAPAMVEVARKLSPQIRFETGDLLHIGFPPGHLGSALAFYAIVHFSLEEVRQCFGEINRVLKAGGDFLFSYHVGEEVRHFDKAHDKEIDIDLYFFKTDDIVQLLQKTGFRVIDAIERRPNENMEYPTRRAYVWAEKK from the coding sequence ATGAATTCACCCGAAAAAATACTGGAATGTTATAACCTCGTTGCCGGAGATTATGCGGTGGAACGGTGGGACGAGCTTTCGGGAAAGCACGTCGACCGCCTGCTGCTGAAAGAATTTGCCAGGGCGAACAAAGAAGAAGGATTATGCGCGGATTTCGGCTGCGGGCCGGGGCAAACCACGCGGTTCCTGCATGACAATGGACTGGAAAACATTGTGGGCATCGATCTGGCGCCGGCGATGGTCGAAGTGGCCCGTAAGCTTTCCCCGCAAATCCGTTTCGAGACCGGCGATTTGCTGCATATCGGGTTCCCGCCCGGGCACCTGGGCAGTGCGCTGGCGTTCTACGCGATCGTTCATTTTTCGCTCGAAGAGGTGAGGCAGTGTTTCGGGGAAATCAACCGGGTATTGAAAGCGGGTGGTGATTTCTTGTTTTCTTATCATGTGGGGGAGGAAGTCCGGCATTTCGACAAAGCGCACGACAAGGAGATCGACATCGATCTGTACTTCTTCAAAACGGACGATATCGTTCAGTTGCTCCAGAAAACGGGGTTCCGCGTTATCGATGCCATCGAGCGGCGACCGAATGAAAATATGGAATACCCTACCCGGCGGGCATATGTCTGGGCGGAGAAAAAATAA
- a CDS encoding S41 family peptidase, with the protein MLRTSLFLTLFLFSCVTAMAQTARQAINQYTFARLYGYVRFFHPSDAGVVTDWDALAIYGAQAVDGAKNAAELKSALEGIFHPIAPTLRIYETGKPALGPLEAPRDAGRMKVVMWQHSGYGPGGGIYKSIRTNSYNFLPKATGLQGGGFTNITTQLDAKPYRGRKFRFTAASLATNLRDAYGQFWVRVDRVGDGIGFFDNMDNRRIMGVSQKWRRDTIAGTVDPDAESINFGAFVIREGDFLIDDLRLEVEMPEGWKTLDFNGNFENDKPGKDPSGWSYDENDKSIILAVESGSPPEGKQALRIGRAGEPIKAEYASQLFPIDLAAGTFLHKDLGNGLTIDMPMALWGDGKTTFPATDTIAARALSQQRAAGLSAPLTGENLYLRLANVCITWNIYQHFHPYFKEWTTNWDQDLQTAIADCYRDKTPAGFERTLARLNARLHDGHTYVAGPQTFVDRRFLPLQLAWADNSLVVTAVFSPDTKAKRGNVITAINGIPTQEYLKQRSAFVSAGSANAMMRQTIGSLCVSKPDSSLQLTFRSGNGQTWREKVPFSIPANEYYGKLPNTRPAAFDSLGSGIVYIDLSRLGWNEMKEKLDEIAAAKGVVVDLRGYPKDENGSQIIGHLITKKDKDKWMHTQRITRPDHENTGWDSFGWNLTPKKPHIAGKTVFLTDGSAISYAESVMGYIKDQQLATIIGEPTAGANGNVTGVNLPGGYTFRYTGMKVTQHNGAQHFTKGIEPDILVKPTIKGIIDNKDELLEKAVDVIKNGQATVKNGREAK; encoded by the coding sequence ATGCTCCGCACATCGCTATTCCTTACATTATTCCTCTTTTCCTGCGTTACCGCAATGGCACAAACTGCCCGCCAGGCCATCAATCAATACACATTCGCCCGGCTGTATGGTTACGTCCGTTTCTTTCACCCGTCGGATGCCGGCGTGGTCACGGATTGGGACGCGCTGGCCATTTACGGGGCGCAGGCCGTGGATGGCGCTAAAAATGCGGCCGAACTGAAAAGTGCGCTGGAAGGCATTTTCCACCCCATCGCCCCCACGCTGCGGATATACGAGACCGGTAAGCCTGCCCTTGGCCCGCTGGAAGCGCCCCGGGACGCGGGCCGCATGAAGGTAGTGATGTGGCAGCATAGCGGGTACGGGCCTGGCGGTGGGATTTACAAATCCATCCGGACCAACAGTTACAACTTCCTGCCCAAGGCTACAGGGCTCCAGGGCGGAGGGTTCACTAATATTACCACCCAGCTGGACGCCAAGCCCTACCGCGGCCGGAAGTTCCGTTTCACCGCGGCCTCGCTGGCCACCAACCTTCGCGATGCCTACGGGCAGTTCTGGGTGCGGGTAGACCGGGTGGGCGATGGGATCGGGTTCTTCGATAATATGGACAACCGCCGGATCATGGGCGTTTCCCAAAAATGGCGCCGGGATACCATCGCCGGAACGGTAGATCCCGATGCGGAATCCATCAACTTCGGCGCCTTCGTCATCCGTGAGGGCGATTTCCTCATAGACGATCTCCGCCTGGAGGTAGAAATGCCCGAAGGCTGGAAAACACTCGATTTCAACGGTAATTTCGAAAACGACAAACCGGGGAAAGACCCTTCGGGATGGTCGTACGACGAAAACGACAAGTCCATCATCCTGGCCGTGGAATCCGGTTCCCCGCCGGAAGGCAAACAGGCATTGCGGATCGGGCGCGCGGGCGAGCCGATAAAAGCCGAATACGCCAGTCAGCTCTTCCCCATCGACCTCGCCGCCGGTACCTTCCTGCACAAAGACCTCGGCAACGGCCTGACGATCGATATGCCCATGGCGCTGTGGGGCGATGGTAAAACGACCTTCCCGGCTACGGACACCATTGCCGCCAGGGCCCTCAGCCAGCAGCGCGCCGCCGGCCTCTCCGCTCCCCTCACCGGCGAGAATCTTTATCTGCGCCTGGCCAACGTCTGCATCACCTGGAACATCTACCAGCACTTCCATCCCTATTTCAAAGAATGGACGACCAACTGGGACCAGGACCTCCAAACCGCCATCGCCGACTGCTACCGCGATAAAACCCCTGCCGGCTTCGAGCGCACGCTCGCACGCCTCAACGCGCGCCTGCATGATGGGCACACCTACGTAGCTGGCCCACAGACGTTCGTAGACCGCCGCTTCCTCCCGCTCCAGCTGGCCTGGGCGGATAACAGCCTCGTGGTGACGGCCGTGTTTTCCCCCGACACCAAAGCCAAACGCGGCAACGTCATCACCGCTATCAACGGCATACCGACACAGGAATACCTCAAGCAACGGTCTGCCTTCGTATCGGCCGGCAGCGCCAACGCCATGATGCGGCAGACGATCGGCTCGCTGTGCGTGTCTAAACCCGATTCCAGCCTTCAGCTTACTTTCCGATCCGGAAACGGGCAAACCTGGCGGGAAAAAGTCCCTTTCAGCATTCCTGCGAACGAATATTACGGAAAGCTGCCCAACACCCGGCCCGCGGCATTCGATTCGCTGGGCAGCGGGATCGTTTACATCGATCTTTCCCGCCTGGGCTGGAACGAAATGAAAGAGAAATTGGATGAGATCGCCGCCGCAAAAGGCGTGGTGGTCGACCTGCGGGGCTATCCCAAAGATGAGAACGGCTCACAGATCATCGGTCACCTGATCACAAAAAAAGACAAGGACAAATGGATGCATACCCAGCGCATCACCCGGCCCGACCATGAAAATACCGGATGGGACAGCTTCGGCTGGAACCTGACCCCAAAGAAACCGCACATCGCCGGCAAAACCGTTTTCCTGACAGACGGCAGCGCCATCAGCTACGCGGAATCCGTGATGGGATACATTAAAGACCAGCAACTGGCCACCATCATCGGCGAGCCAACGGCGGGCGCCAACGGCAACGTTACCGGCGTAAACCTTCCCGGCGGGTATACATTCCGCTATACGGGCATGAAAGTTACCCAGCACAATGGCGCGCAGCATTTCACCAAAGGCATTGAGCCCGATATACTGGTGAAGCCCACCATCAAAGGGATCATCGACAATAAAGATGAGCTCCTGGAAAAGGCCGTGGATGTTATCAAAAACGGACAGGCCACCGTAAAAAACGGGCGGGAAGCGAAATAA